In one window of Lewinella sp. 4G2 DNA:
- a CDS encoding tetratricopeptide repeat-containing protein, whose product MTNATFLSYLRDPSSLIGVDIDSIGQLTARYPYSANAQLLLALAAELNGHPESQTYLQRAATQTFDREQLFDTLYALLNGEASAAEEFTEEEPTFSLEDLMAPEALLLDEEEDYGAPTVLNAGTQLSAEAPLPIEPSPTNVPGFDDDMETGTSNSSYPTSGASIEEEMPPPPPERSPLPAADHAVRTVETMAVTPPATITSSDLSEREAEPTPSDFSPTAIPQDPADFSVRAPISTKEELRKRLQSIRDRQVARAKEQKKSIKKIARRSLIASEGIISPTLAEVFIQQGQYHHAIRIYEQLALANPEKSPIFAALIQDLKQRNGPDE is encoded by the coding sequence ATGACTAACGCAACTTTTCTCAGCTACTTGCGCGACCCCTCCTCTTTGATCGGAGTAGATATTGACTCAATCGGCCAACTTACCGCTCGCTATCCCTACTCCGCTAACGCACAACTTTTGCTTGCCCTGGCCGCGGAACTGAACGGGCACCCGGAAAGCCAGACTTACCTACAGCGTGCCGCTACCCAGACCTTTGATCGGGAGCAATTATTCGATACGCTGTACGCGCTGCTGAACGGAGAAGCCAGTGCGGCGGAGGAGTTTACGGAAGAAGAACCCACCTTTTCCCTCGAAGACCTAATGGCCCCCGAAGCGTTGCTGCTGGACGAAGAGGAGGACTACGGAGCTCCCACAGTTCTCAACGCTGGCACCCAACTCAGTGCGGAAGCCCCTCTCCCGATAGAGCCAAGTCCTACCAACGTACCTGGCTTTGACGACGATATGGAGACTGGTACTTCGAACTCTTCCTACCCCACCAGTGGTGCATCCATCGAGGAAGAAATGCCCCCTCCTCCACCGGAGCGATCTCCCCTGCCCGCCGCCGATCATGCGGTCCGCACGGTGGAAACCATGGCAGTTACTCCACCCGCCACCATTACTTCCAGTGACCTGAGCGAACGGGAAGCGGAGCCCACCCCCAGTGATTTTTCACCTACAGCCATTCCGCAAGACCCGGCTGACTTCAGCGTGCGCGCGCCCATCAGCACGAAGGAAGAGTTACGCAAACGGCTGCAAAGCATCCGTGACCGCCAGGTTGCTCGGGCTAAGGAACAGAAAAAATCCATCAAAAAAATTGCCCGTCGTAGCCTGATTGCCTCCGAGGGCATTATTAGCCCTACTCTAGCGGAGGTATTTATTCAGCAGGGGCAATATCACCACGCCATTCGGATCTACGAGCAGCTCGCTTTGGCGAACCCGGAAAAAAGCCCGATATTTGCGGCCCTCATTCAGGACCTGAAGCAGCGCAACGGCCCGGATGAATAG
- the secG gene encoding preprotein translocase subunit SecG yields the protein MVNLLTILTGVICLLLMLVVLIQNPKGGGIDSTFGGTQANQVIGASRSTDVIEKITWGLAAALFILCIVTALAVGAQGAGAAGGL from the coding sequence ATGGTCAATCTTCTTACTATCCTGACCGGTGTTATCTGCCTTCTCCTCATGCTCGTAGTGCTGATCCAAAACCCCAAGGGTGGTGGTATCGACTCCACTTTCGGTGGCACGCAGGCCAACCAGGTAATTGGTGCCAGCCGCTCTACGGACGTGATTGAAAAGATCACCTGGGGCCTCGCCGCCGCCCTCTTCATCCTCTGCATCGTAACGGCATTGGCCGTTGGCGCTCAGGGAGCTGGTGCTGCCGGTGGCCTCTAG
- a CDS encoding deoxyribodipyrimidine photo-lyase: MKPKVTIFWHRRDLRFEDNAGLYRALKAGGPVLPIFIFDRNILDKLPEQHDARVMFIRDNVAALADTYRSMGGDLRAFYGKPLDIWKQLQANYDVQAVYTNRDYEPYAIARDKAVEDLLNERGIPFHHFKDHVIFESDEVQKKAGGPYTVFTPYYRMWRNNLNDRLSNYEGKEISYYLKPYPNEKYAANLWQTDTHQAVPTLSEMGFAPADVPIPGTRVSAQIIKTYDQTRNIPGIEGTSRLSVHFRHGTVSIRQKALRAMSLNETFLKELVWRDFYSNILQEFPRVVDAPFRAEYADIPWRNDESEFKRWCDGTTGVPIVDAGMRQLNESGWMHNRVRMIVASYLTKHLLIDWRWGEGYFADKLLDYELASNNGGWQWAAGCGTDAQPYFRIFNYDSQQKKFDPKYEYVKQWVPEYGTPEYPAEPMVEHKFGRERALEVYKSALAKARS, from the coding sequence ATGAAACCTAAAGTGACCATCTTCTGGCACCGCCGCGACCTCAGATTTGAAGACAACGCCGGGCTGTACCGTGCCCTCAAGGCGGGAGGCCCCGTCCTCCCCATTTTCATCTTCGACCGCAACATCCTCGATAAGCTACCCGAGCAGCACGATGCCCGGGTGATGTTCATCCGTGATAACGTTGCTGCCCTCGCAGACACCTACCGCAGTATGGGGGGTGACCTGCGTGCGTTCTATGGGAAACCACTGGATATCTGGAAGCAACTGCAAGCCAATTACGACGTCCAGGCCGTGTACACCAACCGGGACTACGAGCCCTACGCCATCGCCCGGGATAAGGCCGTGGAGGACCTGCTCAACGAACGCGGAATCCCATTTCACCACTTCAAGGACCACGTCATCTTTGAAAGCGACGAGGTACAGAAGAAGGCCGGCGGCCCCTACACCGTTTTCACGCCCTACTACCGGATGTGGCGTAACAACCTCAATGACCGGTTGAGTAATTACGAGGGTAAGGAGATCTCTTACTACCTCAAACCCTACCCCAACGAGAAGTACGCCGCCAACCTCTGGCAGACGGATACCCACCAAGCCGTCCCGACCCTTTCCGAAATGGGTTTCGCTCCCGCGGATGTCCCCATACCCGGCACCCGCGTCAGCGCCCAAATTATTAAGACCTACGACCAGACGCGAAACATCCCCGGCATCGAAGGCACCTCCCGGCTTAGCGTACACTTCCGCCACGGGACGGTCTCGATCCGCCAGAAAGCGCTGCGGGCCATGAGCCTGAACGAAACGTTTTTAAAGGAACTGGTCTGGCGCGATTTCTACTCCAATATCCTGCAGGAATTCCCCCGCGTGGTGGACGCCCCCTTCCGCGCCGAATACGCGGACATCCCCTGGCGTAATGACGAATCGGAATTCAAACGCTGGTGCGATGGCACGACCGGCGTACCAATTGTGGATGCAGGAATGCGCCAACTAAACGAATCCGGCTGGATGCACAACCGCGTTCGGATGATCGTGGCCAGCTACCTGACCAAGCACCTGCTCATCGACTGGCGCTGGGGCGAAGGCTACTTTGCCGATAAATTACTGGATTACGAACTGGCGAGTAACAACGGTGGTTGGCAGTGGGCCGCCGGCTGCGGGACGGACGCCCAGCCCTACTTCCGCATCTTCAACTACGACAGCCAGCAGAAGAAATTCGACCCGAAATATGAGTACGTAAAGCAGTGGGTGCCCGAATACGGCACGCCGGAGTACCCCGCCGAACCCATGGTGGAACACAAGTTCGGGCGGGAGCGAGCCCTGGAAGTGTACAAAAGCGCCCTGGCAAAAGCGAGAAGTTGA
- a CDS encoding TrkA family potassium uptake protein, producing the protein MRHGLISRLLAYLNIRSTSLDLGLAVQLVIGSAIVTTVGLMLIEGYGFVDAFYMTAITLSTVGFGEVGTLSQAGRLFLSVIIVFNVGIVAYALAAFSYYVIEGKLFEQMDYNRRQARINALKGHTIVCGFGRYGKEITRHLIEHGQDFVVIDEKEKKVLDPEFEQYDLIYIIGDATHDEVLLEAGIDRASSLITALDDDSDNLFIVLSARDLNPDARLVSRAQQARSREKLIKAGASHVIMPEQIGGFYMATLISKPGAVEFFSYVTNELDSDIGFEEILFDQLPRHLRQRPIKDLNLRRESGVNIIGHRKGNGRYAVNPGPEATLKEGESFIVVGSQPQILALREYLNIKTK; encoded by the coding sequence ATGCGGCACGGACTTATTTCCCGCTTACTGGCTTACCTAAACATCCGCTCCACTTCGTTGGATCTGGGCTTGGCCGTGCAGTTGGTGATCGGCAGCGCCATCGTAACGACGGTGGGCCTGATGCTGATCGAAGGCTACGGGTTCGTGGATGCCTTTTACATGACGGCGATCACGCTTTCCACCGTGGGTTTCGGGGAGGTGGGCACGCTGAGCCAGGCCGGGCGTTTATTTCTATCCGTTATTATTGTGTTCAACGTCGGGATCGTCGCCTACGCCCTGGCTGCCTTCTCCTATTACGTCATTGAAGGAAAATTATTTGAGCAAATGGATTACAACCGCCGCCAGGCCCGTATCAACGCCCTCAAGGGTCACACGATCGTCTGTGGTTTCGGCCGGTACGGCAAGGAGATCACCCGCCACCTGATCGAGCACGGGCAGGACTTCGTGGTCATCGACGAAAAAGAGAAGAAGGTCCTCGACCCGGAATTCGAGCAGTACGACCTGATCTACATCATTGGGGATGCCACCCACGACGAGGTATTGCTGGAAGCTGGTATCGACCGCGCATCGAGCCTCATTACGGCGCTGGATGATGATTCGGACAACCTCTTCATCGTCCTTTCGGCGCGGGATCTTAATCCTGATGCCCGCTTAGTAAGCCGGGCCCAACAAGCCCGGAGCCGTGAGAAGCTCATCAAGGCGGGAGCCAGCCACGTCATTATGCCCGAACAGATCGGTGGGTTTTACATGGCCACCCTCATCTCCAAGCCGGGTGCGGTCGAGTTCTTCAGTTACGTCACCAATGAATTGGATAGCGACATTGGTTTCGAGGAGATCCTGTTCGACCAACTTCCCCGGCACCTGCGGCAGCGCCCAATTAAAGATTTGAATTTGCGGCGGGAAAGCGGCGTCAACATCATTGGCCACCGGAAGGGCAACGGGCGCTACGCCGTCAACCCCGGGCCTGAAGCGACGCTAAAGGAAGGGGAAAGTTTCATCGTGGTGGGGAGCCAGCCGCAGATCCTGGCGCTGCGGGAATACCTGAACATCAAGACGAAATAA
- the purQ gene encoding phosphoribosylformylglycinamidine synthase subunit PurQ: MKFGVIQFPGSNCDDDMVHVLRDVMGCETVKLWHKDKDLSGFTTDDCIVVPGGFSYGDYVRAGAVARFSPIMEAVQEFAAKGGYVFGICNGFQILCEAGLLPGALLRNQEQKFIARNVFLRVETNKSAITSKLEAGQVLKIPVAHAEGRYYADQETIVDLIANEQVLFHYAEPTGELTDTANINGSTQAIAGICNKGRNVFGMMPHPERAAEEILGNTDGHAVFAGLIASVGAAV; encoded by the coding sequence ATGAAGTTTGGCGTCATTCAATTCCCCGGCAGTAACTGTGATGATGATATGGTCCACGTCCTGCGCGACGTGATGGGCTGCGAAACCGTCAAACTCTGGCATAAGGATAAGGACCTCTCGGGCTTTACGACGGATGATTGCATCGTCGTGCCCGGCGGCTTCAGCTACGGTGATTACGTGCGGGCCGGGGCGGTGGCGCGCTTCAGCCCCATCATGGAGGCTGTGCAAGAATTTGCGGCTAAGGGTGGGTACGTATTCGGCATCTGTAATGGCTTCCAGATCCTCTGCGAAGCGGGCCTCCTACCCGGTGCGCTGCTGCGGAACCAGGAACAAAAATTCATCGCCCGGAACGTTTTCCTGCGGGTGGAGACCAATAAGTCCGCCATCACCAGCAAACTGGAGGCCGGGCAGGTGCTGAAGATTCCTGTAGCCCACGCTGAGGGCCGTTACTACGCGGACCAGGAAACGATCGTGGACCTGATCGCCAACGAACAGGTACTCTTCCACTACGCCGAACCGACCGGAGAACTGACCGACACGGCCAACATCAACGGCAGCACCCAGGCGATTGCCGGCATCTGCAACAAGGGCCGCAACGTCTTCGGCATGATGCCCCACCCCGAGCGGGCGGCGGAGGAGATCCTCGGAAACACGGACGGCCACGCGGTATTTGCGGGGCTGATTGCTTCGGTTGGGGCGGCGGTTTAA
- a CDS encoding GMC oxidoreductase yields the protein MQAPNLNNSDPNRYDAIVIGTGISGGIAAMELCRKGLKTLVLERGRPVKHGDYPTANMDTWDFEHQGKIPADVIAKDYPKLIRKSYIVEEGGIHFFNKDSEYPYSEKRRFDWIRGYQTGGRSLIWGRQCYELSDLDFEANAREGIGVDWPIRARDLKPWYTYVTKFIGISGRKENIPHLPDGPFQPPMELNCIEAQFRDRVQAKLPGRRVTEGRVAHLTQYDPAVNLGTRGNCQYRDRCRRGCPYGGYYSSNSGPLVVAEATGNMTLVNHAAVREIIYDADGQRAKGVRVKLTEKGEETEFFTNGAIFLCASALNSAAILLASKSDAQPNGLGNDSDQVGRNIMDHHHRVGASASFDDHRDGYFKGRKANGVYVPRFVNLDRASKRDYLRGFGYQGGASRGNWKGLVKELSIGPGFKEQLATPGGWRMGITGFGETLPHPDNRMTLNEDVLDKDGLPTITLDAGFGENERLMREDMRDYAAEMMEAAGGKKIRQYKEEVHPGFGIHEMGTARMGRDPKTSVLNKHNQVWNCRNLYVTDGAAMTSAGCTNPSLTYMALTARAVDHFVG from the coding sequence ATGCAAGCGCCAAATCTCAACAATTCGGACCCGAACCGTTACGACGCCATCGTGATCGGTACCGGTATTAGTGGTGGCATCGCCGCCATGGAACTCTGCCGCAAGGGGCTGAAGACGCTCGTCCTGGAACGGGGCCGCCCGGTTAAGCACGGTGATTACCCGACGGCCAATATGGACACGTGGGATTTTGAGCACCAGGGCAAGATCCCCGCCGACGTGATTGCGAAGGACTACCCAAAGTTGATCCGTAAAAGCTACATCGTCGAAGAAGGCGGCATCCACTTTTTTAATAAGGATAGTGAGTACCCCTACTCCGAAAAACGCCGCTTTGACTGGATCCGTGGCTACCAGACCGGAGGCCGTTCCCTCATTTGGGGCCGGCAGTGTTACGAATTGAGTGACCTCGATTTCGAAGCCAACGCCCGCGAGGGCATCGGGGTGGATTGGCCCATCCGGGCAAGAGATCTGAAACCCTGGTACACCTACGTGACCAAATTCATTGGCATCTCGGGGCGAAAGGAGAACATCCCCCACTTGCCGGACGGTCCCTTTCAGCCGCCCATGGAGTTGAACTGCATTGAGGCCCAGTTTCGGGACCGCGTGCAGGCAAAACTTCCCGGCCGCCGCGTCACGGAAGGGCGGGTGGCCCACCTGACGCAGTACGACCCTGCGGTAAATTTGGGTACGCGGGGGAACTGCCAGTACCGCGACCGGTGCCGGCGCGGCTGCCCCTACGGCGGTTATTACAGCAGCAATTCGGGGCCGCTCGTCGTCGCCGAAGCTACCGGGAACATGACGTTGGTGAACCACGCCGCCGTGCGGGAGATTATCTACGATGCGGACGGGCAACGCGCGAAGGGCGTCCGGGTGAAGCTGACGGAAAAGGGAGAGGAGACGGAATTCTTTACGAATGGTGCCATCTTCCTCTGCGCTTCGGCGCTGAACTCCGCCGCCATTCTGCTGGCCAGCAAGTCTGACGCCCAACCCAATGGCTTGGGCAACGACAGCGACCAGGTAGGCCGCAACATTATGGACCATCACCACCGCGTCGGCGCCTCCGCCAGCTTTGACGACCACCGTGACGGTTACTTTAAGGGAAGAAAGGCGAACGGGGTATACGTGCCCCGCTTCGTTAACCTGGACCGGGCGTCCAAGCGGGACTACCTCCGGGGCTTTGGCTACCAGGGCGGAGCCAGCCGGGGCAACTGGAAAGGTCTCGTGAAGGAACTCAGCATAGGGCCTGGATTTAAAGAGCAACTCGCCACCCCCGGTGGCTGGCGGATGGGCATCACCGGCTTCGGGGAGACCCTCCCCCACCCCGATAATCGGATGACCCTGAACGAAGACGTCCTCGATAAAGACGGGCTACCCACGATCACCCTCGACGCCGGCTTCGGCGAAAACGAACGCCTGATGCGGGAGGATATGCGCGACTACGCCGCCGAGATGATGGAGGCTGCCGGTGGTAAAAAGATCAGACAGTACAAGGAGGAAGTCCACCCGGGTTTCGGCATCCACGAAATGGGTACCGCACGGATGGGCCGGGACCCGAAGACCTCCGTCCTGAATAAACACAACCAGGTATGGAATTGCCGCAATCTCTACGTCACCGACGGGGCGGCGATGACGAGTGCGGGGTGTACGAACCCCAGCCTTACCTACATGGCGTTGACGGCGCGGGCGGTGGATCACTTTGTGGGTTAG
- a CDS encoding carboxypeptidase-like regulatory domain-containing protein translates to MQHLLPTLLILFSLSSLSAQTILRGTVKDGATQEPVPFATVYIDGTTIGTNTDNDGAFSLDVSKVSLPANLVVTHLNYQRFVTEVKTTDRPYALLLAPQAAIAAVIEVGDDRQREKNIEEFTKRFLGVDAWGKAASITDTDPLYFERNFERQEIAKITRQTADMLMNKELRDAKWNAAGDAVSFDSPVDFTARSTSPLKLDLPHTGYTVFVDLQQFYLHYAQGLRNYYGTFYFVPAEAEGQAPKRRHWRNRKLAYYNSRQHFLRSLFADDLDAQGFVTLIREEDDRIDTLDLPYYLEGTTDKETTLTNLEECDITILYYPRTDGSPAAPDQRRNRTPVSSSLFVRDSEIVIRRDGTTGPAQLYFGGRMGSRAAAWLLPADYQPPQK, encoded by the coding sequence ATGCAACACCTCCTACCCACCCTCCTCATCCTGTTCTCCCTAAGCTCTCTCTCCGCCCAAACCATCCTGCGGGGGACGGTGAAGGACGGCGCAACCCAGGAGCCCGTCCCCTTCGCCACCGTTTATATCGACGGGACGACAATCGGCACCAACACCGATAACGACGGTGCTTTTTCGCTGGACGTCTCCAAAGTTTCCCTCCCCGCCAACCTCGTGGTGACTCATTTGAATTACCAGCGCTTCGTCACCGAAGTGAAAACGACCGACCGGCCCTACGCCCTCCTCCTTGCCCCCCAGGCCGCCATCGCCGCCGTTATCGAAGTAGGGGACGACAGACAGCGGGAGAAAAACATCGAAGAGTTCACCAAGCGCTTCCTCGGGGTGGATGCCTGGGGCAAAGCCGCCTCCATCACCGACACGGACCCCCTCTACTTCGAACGCAACTTCGAACGCCAGGAAATCGCCAAAATCACCCGCCAAACTGCGGATATGCTCATGAACAAGGAACTGCGCGACGCTAAGTGGAACGCCGCCGGCGATGCCGTATCCTTCGATTCCCCCGTGGATTTTACCGCCAGGTCCACCAGCCCTCTAAAATTGGACCTCCCCCACACCGGCTACACCGTCTTTGTCGACCTCCAACAGTTCTACCTCCACTACGCGCAGGGATTGCGGAACTACTACGGGACCTTTTACTTCGTACCCGCCGAAGCCGAAGGCCAAGCCCCCAAACGCCGCCACTGGCGCAACCGGAAATTGGCCTACTACAACTCCCGCCAACACTTCCTCCGCTCCCTCTTCGCCGACGACCTGGACGCTCAGGGTTTCGTCACCCTCATCCGGGAAGAAGATGACCGAATCGATACCCTGGACCTTCCCTACTACCTGGAGGGAACAACCGACAAGGAAACAACCCTTACCAATCTCGAGGAGTGCGACATCACCATTCTCTACTACCCGCGTACCGACGGCTCCCCCGCCGCGCCCGACCAGCGCCGTAACCGCACGCCTGTTTCCTCGAGCCTTTTTGTCCGTGATTCGGAAATCGTCATCCGCCGCGATGGTACGACCGGCCCCGCCCAACTCTATTTCGGTGGGCGGATGGGCTCCCGCGCCGCCGCCTGGCTACTGCCCGCGGATTACCAACCCCCGCAAAAGTGA
- a CDS encoding hydroxypyruvate isomerase family protein — translation MNRRKAMKSAALTLGALSVGNAIKATEAADRLAGANYKTNHSTCKWCYGDIPLEELCERGQDIGLQSIELTTVDDWPTLKKYGMTCAMGTHKDFSIEVGWNDPANHAMLQDQYRKVIRDAADHEIENVIVMSGNRRRLTDYQGMVNCAIGLRPMVKLAEEMGVTLQMELLNSKVNHPDYMCDHTEWGVGLAEMINSDRFKLLYDIYHMQIMEGDIIDTIKRHHPYIGHYHTGGVPGRNEINDSQELNYPAIIKAIHETGFEGFVAQEFLPTYEDKISSLAEGIRICTV, via the coding sequence ATGAACCGCCGCAAAGCCATGAAATCCGCCGCCCTGACCCTGGGGGCCCTCTCCGTTGGAAACGCCATCAAAGCTACGGAAGCCGCCGACCGGCTGGCCGGGGCGAATTATAAAACGAACCACAGCACCTGCAAGTGGTGCTACGGCGATATCCCACTGGAAGAACTGTGCGAAAGGGGACAGGATATCGGATTGCAAAGTATCGAACTAACGACGGTGGACGACTGGCCCACCCTCAAAAAATATGGGATGACCTGCGCGATGGGTACGCACAAGGACTTCAGCATCGAGGTGGGTTGGAATGACCCGGCGAACCACGCAATGTTACAGGATCAGTACCGGAAGGTCATCCGCGACGCCGCCGACCACGAGATCGAGAACGTGATCGTGATGAGCGGTAACCGCCGCCGGCTGACGGATTACCAGGGGATGGTGAACTGCGCCATCGGGCTGCGGCCCATGGTCAAACTGGCCGAAGAGATGGGTGTGACGCTGCAAATGGAACTCCTCAACAGCAAGGTGAACCACCCGGACTACATGTGTGACCACACCGAGTGGGGCGTCGGGCTGGCGGAGATGATCAACTCTGACCGCTTCAAACTGCTCTACGATATCTACCATATGCAGATCATGGAGGGGGACATCATCGATACGATCAAGCGCCACCACCCCTACATCGGCCACTACCACACGGGGGGCGTGCCGGGCCGGAACGAGATCAACGATAGCCAGGAACTGAACTACCCGGCCATCATCAAGGCGATCCACGAAACGGGCTTTGAGGGGTTTGTGGCGCAGGAGTTTTTGCCGACGTATGAGGATAAGATCAGCTCGTTGGCGGAGGGGATTCGGATTTGTACGGTTTAA